In one Conger conger chromosome 5, fConCon1.1, whole genome shotgun sequence genomic region, the following are encoded:
- the LOC133128055 gene encoding uncharacterized protein LOC133128055 isoform X2, with protein MSSNATEFQKPSPSLPLPPDHVLNSGAVTFPGAFDLQSCPLVVFPVEEHKHFISSLTQEEVVEFINYFLRLHNKYREKESMVSVVVDLRQATLTTTRFIAETILLLEVHKRTIHTLYVVQPKKKDVLKLLLKLLVPSHSKRHISASFKRVFLKEIFELSNYIDQSQLTAALGGYLIYCHQSWVMFIKEIDAFVQDFLSVVHRLPSCIATLQTLSQQPVPSSFEELKEFCSVNEARFQQLRRELGLDDLLRHCEHVVEKLRYPENEPCYQAMAGTALFTHTAYDMLQNYSRITVAVEKVELLWQQAFSRAHLQLKVLQLRKEAQQITEHINNTGKEKLQLYTIEIAKDARRAESLKLEFEKSIYTPAMALVRRAEDVIHTFEETIPPGDTQVREEWVDDLEHLKENFRTSVELPHQSLRAVSDFYYYYNNSQSWYNMVLYENFLQDLLWSRTRDGLSNPHYTQGVKASGVPVWKQKIYEFLKKNPSPEMDDLVQLAHLANIIPDGLLQKTGKQLSHRCMILRKLLTLPGAVPLNDLQLALQWQYEFLKGNKRDVDPLGPRAPSKDQNCTEGTTSLPRDMCDGRTRQSPETQLSNLSKWDSGKEVAPSLVQGPVPLSGKPPSLSSFDSGFDGAGSSHLDAGAGRDGWEGLPRPQGTRETFRPIVRQPQIHEENFSSVSDSEDCREEFQFGAAGAGSSSNASIQIIPKITMGSLNFEIKVKRSATLPKNPWLSLPVEDLESSYTVTISPNSQGPLQESVRRQDSSERSRDQPTQTEVQPTTQEYSGGEEESMHVGGMEVGPRERVGILQAQDSFEELDLSPICNILSSTITDSQDKQESTVDSVPTLLWDSYDLHNNKPEAYERLTASLTGGSLTDWDLKEQEGLKEVEEILDRAAGILQEEENVLAQEEMLDVLMEVENGRKHWGSWDSEEQLNMVTMSSSDLLDAGIVGFEDGPLPTSIDQGTEYTPPETELSVSDCITADDSRVAFGSGMLTRESGRCHVLEELKGLHILEEKIMEENLKICEFRQSEEEERLIERQSEQTPSRCSSNDRKMFLRELEQEKREVEKMENSLDTEREKESKLKNRLSRGRKVVKCSIMDRTSKLKNLEDNALCDELVSGSKSHAPNKMHLIPNQNYVSVQSPTNEILSLSNQDYEGKLEESQNGIFTLSHAEFSLSTCENDGPSECHGSCDEMDTCSSSGNCEPAVPNDTSYKLEVDRRQSPLNDLTQSMNSPKIMKDCHPGEAGLLVECATVENSKGETQADGVPPVPDVSLKPTPCPKQGAFDPGGDTPKVPVPKPRKALKLSKAEGEVASPEDLGCDLFLASEPQADDPVATALLNSEALRTPPKPKERKNKLSTKPQAPDLTPNMKEDSNNNNNTTSGTGQNVCIAPESTGLESVEGSSVSSATKPVSLNYLQVQLDACNTVVSENAFSINPALEERESSPRVSPEGSMLEFDGLSNRTDVQSAVDIPEVPSLRSVAVARSVCRSPLNESQLSINMNAIMDFKTPIILDTGSGLVKAGFADQDLPTTIFPTVIGIPKYEEVMNGNFERESYIGHEAQHMRGVLALKYPMRNGIIRNWDEMEKIWHHTFQQMRVDPQDHPVLLTEAAMNPRENRQRMMELMFETFGVPYAYVAMQAVLALYAAGRTTGVVFESGDGVSHSVPVYEGYCLPHAVQRFTLAGNDVTLHLRKLLQEQGVSMRTSAELEIVREMKERCCCLAQDYDAELVCGGPASREMFYTMPDGQVIRLTTERFRAPEILFKPEQIGQDSYGIHESIFRSILHTDIDLRKSFVGNIVLSGGNTLLAGLPQRLQSEIKKMVPAQLGENVRVTCPEDRDFSVWRGGAVLASLPVSWISQEEYEEYGPPIIFRKCF; from the exons ATGAGCAGCAACGCAACAG AATTCCAGAAGCCTTCCCCCTCCCTACCACTGCCTCCGGATCATGTGTTAAACTCGGGAGCAGTCACATTCCCTg GTGCATTTGACCTGCAAAGTTGTCCTCTGGTGGTGTTCCCAGTAGaggaacacaaacattttatctCATCTCTGACCCAGGAGGAAGTGGTTGAATTCATCAATTATTTTTTGCGGTTGCACAA CAAATACCGGGAGAAGGAGTCCATGGTCTCGGTGGTAGTTGATTTGCGGCAAGCCACCCTAACCACCACAAGATTCATTGCAGAAACCATCCTCCTCCTTGAG GTCCATAAGAGGACTATTCACACACTGTATGTAGTCCAGCCTAAAAAGAAAGATGTCCTGAAATTGTTACTTAAATTACTGGTGCCAAGCCACTCAAAGCGTCACATTTCTGCATCCTTTAAG CGTGTTTTCCTGAAAGAAATCTTCGAGCTGTCCAACTACATTGACCAGAGCCAGTTGACTGCTGCATTGGGAGGGTATCTAATTTACTGCCACCAGAGTTGGGTGATGTTCATCAAG GAGATTGATGCCTTTGTCCAGGACTTCCTGTCTGTTGTACACAGGCTCCCTTCATGTATTGCCACCCTACAGACATTATCCCAGCAGCCGGTACCAAGCAGCTTTGAGGAGCTAAAAGAGTTCTGTTCTGTAAACGAGGCTAGGTTTCAACAGCTAAGAAG GGAGCTGGGCCTGGATGACCTCCTGAGGCACTGTGAGCATGTAGTTGAGAAGCTGCGCTACCCTGAGAATGAGCCCTGCTACCAAGCCATGGCTGGCACAGccctcttcacacacacagcctatgACATGCTGCAGAACTACAGCCG GATAACGGTTGCTGTAGAGAAAGTGGAGTTGCTGTGGCAACAGGCGTTCTCCAGAGCTCACCTCCAGCTGAAGGTCCTCCAGCTCAGGAAGGAAGCACAGCAG ATTACTGAACATATCAACAATACAGGAAAGGAGAAGCTCCAGCTGTACACAATAGAGATTGCTAAAGATGCTAGGAGAGCAGAAAGTCTGAAACTGGAGTTTGAAAAGTCCATTTATACTCCAGCAATG GCCCTTGTTCGCCGTGCAGAAGATGTGATCCATACCTTTGAggagacaatccctcctgggGACACCCAGGTCAGGGAAGAGTGGGTGGATGATCTGGAGCATCTAAAGGAGAATTTCCGCACATCTGTTGAGCTCCCACACCAATCCCTCAGAGCAGTCTCTGACTTTTACTATTACTACAACAAT TCTCAAAGCTGGTACAACATGGTGCTCTATGAGAACTTCCTCCAAGATCTCCTCTGGAGTAGAACCCGTGATGGCCTCTCAAATCCGCATTACACCCAGGGTGTGAAGGCCAGTGGTGTCCCTGTGTGGAAGCAGAAGATCTATGAATTCCTGAAGAAGAATCCTTCACCTGAAATGGATGATTTGGTCCAGCTTGCCCACCTTGCCAATATCATCCCTGATGGCCTGCTACAAAAGACAGGGAAGCAACTGTCTCATCG GTGCATGATCCTGAGAAAGTTGCTGACCTTGCCTGGGGCTGTACCTCTCAATGACCTCCAACTGGCCCTGCAGTGGCAGTATGAGTTTCTGAAGGGCAATAAGCGGGATGTGGATCCACTGGGTCCCAGAGCACCCAGTAAGGACCAGAATTGTACAGAAGGCACAACCAGTCTTCCCAGAGACATGTGTGATGGACGTACCAGGCAAAGCCCTGAGACTCAGCTCAGCAACCTGAGCAAGTGGGACTCTGGCAAAGAGGTTGCACCAAGTCTGGTTCAAGGGCCTGTGCCACTGTCGGGAAAGCCGCCATCACTGAGCTCCTTCGACTCCGGGTTTGACGGTGCCGGAAGCAGCCATTTGGATGCTGGGGCTGGAAGGGACGGCTGGGAGGGACTTCCCAGGCCACAGGGCACCAGGGAGACATTCAGACCGATAGTCAGGCAGCCTCAGATCCATGAGGAGAACTTCTCCAGTGTGTCTGACTCTGAAGACTGCAGGGAGGAGTTTCAGTTTGGCGCTGCAGGGGCCGGGAGCAGCTCGAACGCAAGCATCCAGATTATCCCAAAGATAACCATGGGCTCACTCAATTTTGAAATTAAAGTGAAGCGTTCTGCGACATTGCCGAAGAACCCGTGGCTCAGCTTGCCTGTGGAGGACCTGGAGAGCTCTTACACAGTCACCATTTCACCAAATTCACAGGGCCCCCTACAAGAATCTGTTCGAAGGCAAGACTCATCGGAGAGATCACGGGACCAGCCTACACAAACCGAGGTGCAACCTACTACCCAGGAGTATTCAGGAGGGGAGGAAGAGTCGATGCATGTTGGGGGAATGGAGGTTGGGCCAAGGGAAAGGGTTGGCATTCTGCAGGCACAGGATAGCTTTGAGGAATTGGACCTAAGCCCCATATGCAATATCCTATCTAGCACCATAACCGATTCCCAGGACAAACAGGAAAGCACAGTGGATAGTGTCCCCACTCTCCTCTGGGACTCCTATGACTTGCATAACAACAAACCAGAAGCATACGAAAG GTTGACTGCCTCTTTGACTGGAGGGTCCCTAACCGATTGGGACCTAAAAGAGCAGGAGGGTCTTAAAGAAGTTGAGGAAATCCTTGACCGGGCAGCAGGAATACTACAG GAAGAGGAGAATGTACTTGCACAGGAAGAAATGTTAGATGTTCTGATGGAGGTGGAGAATGGCAGAAAGCACTGGGGGTCATGGGACAGTGAGGAGCAGCTGAATATG GTAACCATGTCCTCTAGTGATTTACTGGATGCAGGCATTGTTGGCTTTGAGGATGGCCCCCTTCCAACCAGTATTGATCAGGGCACTGAATATACCCcacctgagacagagctcagtgtctCTGATTGCATCACTGCAGACGACAGCCGTGTAGCTTTTGGGTCAGGGATGTTGACCAGAGAAAGTGGTAGATGCCATGTCCTTGAAGAGCTGAAAGGGCTCCATATTCTAGAAGAGAAAATAATGGAAGAGAACTTGAAGATCTGTGAGTTTAGACaatctgaggaagaggagcgacTTATTGAACGTCAGTCTGAGCAAACCCCATCAAGATGCTCAAGTAACGACAGGAAAATGTTTCTGAGGGAGCTTGagcaggagaagagagaggtggagaagaTGGAGAACAGTCTAGATACAGAGAGGGAAAAGGAAAGTAAACTCAAGAACAGGCTAAGCAGAGGTCGTAAAGTGGTGAAATGTTCAATCATGGATCGAACTTCAAAATTGAAGAACCTTGAGGATAATGCACTGTGTGATGAGCTTGTTTCAGGTTCTAAGAGCCATGCCCCTAACAAAATGCACTTGATCCCTAATCAAAACTATGTTTCAGTTCAGTCCCCTACTAATGAGATCTTAAGTTTGAGTAATCAGGATTATGAGGGTAAGCTTGAAGAGTCTCAGAATGGGATTTTCACATTGAGCCATGCAGAGTTTTCTCTCAGTACTTGTGAGAATGATGGCCCCTCTGAATGTCATGGTTCCTGTGATGAAATGGATACATGCAGTTCCTCCGGTAACTGTGAACCTGCTGTGCCCAATGATACAAGTTATAAATTGGAAGTTGACCGAAGACAATCCCCTCTGAATGATTTAACTCAGTCCATGAATTccccaaaaataatgaaagattgTCACCCAGGTGAGGCTGGACTACTGGTGGAGTGTGCAACTGTAGAGAATTCCAAAGGTGAAACACAAGCTGATGGGGTGCCGCCTGTTCCAGATGTTTCCTTGAAACCCACGCCATGTCCCAAACAGGGAGCATTTGACCCTGGTGGTGACACTCCAAAGGTTCCAGTACCAAAACCTAGGAAGGCATTGAAACTCTCAAAGGCTGAAGGTGAAGTGGCAAGCCCAGAGGACCTTGgatgtgatttgtttcttgCATCAGAACCCCAAGCGGACGATCCTGTCGCAACAGCACTCCTAAATTCAGAAGCACTTAGGACACCTCCAAAACCTAAAGAGCGAAAAAACAAACTGTCAACTAAACCTCAAGCTCCagatttgaccccaaacatgaaGGAGgacagtaataataacaataacactaCTTCAGGTACAGGCCAAAATGTATGTATAGCCCCAGAAAGCACTGGCCTAGAATCTGTTGAAGGGTCTTCCGTGTCCTCAGCCACAAAACCGGTTTCTCTAAATTACCTGCAAGTGCAGCTGGATGCATGCAATACCGTGGTCTCTGAAAATGCTTTCAGTATAAACCCAGCTCTCGAGGAGAGGGAATCCTCTCCACGAGTCTCCCCTGAAGGCTCCATGCTGGAATTTGATGGACTATCAAACAGAACTGATGTACAGAGTGCAGTGGATATACCTGAGGTCCCATCTCTGAGAAGTGTAGCTGTGGCAAGGTCTGTCTGCAGGTCGCCTCTCAATGAGAGCCAGCTCAGCATCAACATGAATGCG ATTATGGACTTCAAAACCCCAATCATTCTGGATACTGGATCAGGTCTGGTGAAGGCTGGTTTTGCTGATCAGGACCTCCCAACTACCATATTCCCTACAGTCATTGGAATACCCAAATATGAA GAGGTCATGAATGGGAACTTTGAACGGGAGTCTTACATTGGACATGAGGCACAGCATATGAGGGGAGTCCTTGCCCTGAAGTATCCAATGAGGAATGGCATAATTCGCAACTGGGATGAAATGGAAAAG ATCTGGCACCATACTTTCCAGCAGATGCGTGTGGACCCTCAGGATCACCCCGTATTGCTGACAGAGGCAGCAATGAACCCCCGGGAGAACAGACAGCGCATGATGGAGCTCATGTTCGAAACTTTTGGTGTGCCTTATGCCTATGTGGCTATGCAGGCTGTTTTGGCCCTGTATGCTGCAGGGAGAACAACAG GTGTTGTGTTTGAATCTGGGGATGGAGTAAGCCATAGTGTGCCAGTGTATGAGGGCTACTGTCTACCTCATGCAGTGCAACGCTTTACCCTGGCTGGCAATGATGTCACACTCCACCTCAGAAAG CTGCTGCAGGAGCAAGGTGTGTCTATGCGTACGTCAGCAGAGCTGGAGATAGTACGGGAAATGAAGGAGAGGTGCTGCTGTTTGGCCCAGGACTATGACGCTGAGCTGGTCTGTGGGGGGCCTGCCAGCAGGGAGATGTTTTACACCATGCCTGATGGACAGGTCATTCGCCTCACCACTGAGAGGTTCAG GGCACCAGAGATCCTGTTTAAGCCAGAACAGATTGGACAAGACAGCTATGGGATTCATGAGAGCATTTTCAGATCCATTCTTCATACTGACATTGACCTTCGAAAGAGTTTTGTCGGGAATATAGTTTTATCAG GTGGCAATACTCTCCTCGCTGGTTTGCCCCAGCGTCTCCAGAGCGAAATCAAGAAAATGGTGCCTGCACAACTTGGGGAGAATGTACGGGTGACTTGTCCTGAGGACCGTGATTTCTCTGTGTGGCGTGGAGGAGCTGTGCTGGCCAGCCTCCCTGTGTCATGGATCAGTCAAGAGGAGTATGAGGAGTATGGCCCTCCGATTATCTTCAGGAAGTGCTTCTAA
- the LOC133128055 gene encoding uncharacterized protein LOC133128055 isoform X1 → MSSNATEFQKPSPSLPLPPDHVLNSGAVTFPGAFDLQSCPLVVFPVEEHKHFISSLTQEEVVEFINYFLRLHNKYREKESMVSVVVDLRQATLTTTRFIAETILLLEVHKRTIHTLYVVQPKKKDVLKLLLKLLVPSHSKRHISASFKRVFLKEIFELSNYIDQSQLTAALGGYLIYCHQSWVMFIKEIDAFVQDFLSVVHRLPSCIATLQTLSQQPVPSSFEELKEFCSVNEARFQQLRRELGLDDLLRHCEHVVEKLRYPENEPCYQAMAGTALFTHTAYDMLQNYSRITVAVEKVELLWQQAFSRAHLQLKVLQLRKEAQQITEHINNTGKEKLQLYTIEIAKDARRAESLKLEFEKSIYTPAMALVRRAEDVIHTFEETIPPGDTQVREEWVDDLEHLKENFRTSVELPHQSLRAVSDFYYYYNNSQSWYNMVLYENFLQDLLWSRTRDGLSNPHYTQGVKASGVPVWKQKIYEFLKKNPSPEMDDLVQLAHLANIIPDGLLQKTGKQLSHRCMILRKLLTLPGAVPLNDLQLALQWQYEFLKGNKRDVDPLGPRAPSKDQNCTEGTTSLPRDMCDGRTRQSPETQLSNLSKWDSGKEVAPSLVQGPVPLSGKPPSLSSFDSGFDGAGSSHLDAGAGRDGWEGLPRPQGTRETFRPIVRQPQIHEENFSSVSDSEDCREEFQFGAAGAGSSSNASIQIIPKITMGSLNFEIKVKRSATLPKNPWLSLPVEDLESSYTVTISPNSQGPLQESVRRQDSSERSRDQPTQTEVQPTTQEYSGGEEESMHVGGMEVGPRERVGILQAQDSFEELDLSPICNILSSTITDSQDKQESTVDSVPTLLWDSYDLHNNKPEAYERLTASLTGGSLTDWDLKEQEGLKEVEEILDRAAGILQAREEENVLAQEEMLDVLMEVENGRKHWGSWDSEEQLNMVTMSSSDLLDAGIVGFEDGPLPTSIDQGTEYTPPETELSVSDCITADDSRVAFGSGMLTRESGRCHVLEELKGLHILEEKIMEENLKICEFRQSEEEERLIERQSEQTPSRCSSNDRKMFLRELEQEKREVEKMENSLDTEREKESKLKNRLSRGRKVVKCSIMDRTSKLKNLEDNALCDELVSGSKSHAPNKMHLIPNQNYVSVQSPTNEILSLSNQDYEGKLEESQNGIFTLSHAEFSLSTCENDGPSECHGSCDEMDTCSSSGNCEPAVPNDTSYKLEVDRRQSPLNDLTQSMNSPKIMKDCHPGEAGLLVECATVENSKGETQADGVPPVPDVSLKPTPCPKQGAFDPGGDTPKVPVPKPRKALKLSKAEGEVASPEDLGCDLFLASEPQADDPVATALLNSEALRTPPKPKERKNKLSTKPQAPDLTPNMKEDSNNNNNTTSGTGQNVCIAPESTGLESVEGSSVSSATKPVSLNYLQVQLDACNTVVSENAFSINPALEERESSPRVSPEGSMLEFDGLSNRTDVQSAVDIPEVPSLRSVAVARSVCRSPLNESQLSINMNAIMDFKTPIILDTGSGLVKAGFADQDLPTTIFPTVIGIPKYEEVMNGNFERESYIGHEAQHMRGVLALKYPMRNGIIRNWDEMEKIWHHTFQQMRVDPQDHPVLLTEAAMNPRENRQRMMELMFETFGVPYAYVAMQAVLALYAAGRTTGVVFESGDGVSHSVPVYEGYCLPHAVQRFTLAGNDVTLHLRKLLQEQGVSMRTSAELEIVREMKERCCCLAQDYDAELVCGGPASREMFYTMPDGQVIRLTTERFRAPEILFKPEQIGQDSYGIHESIFRSILHTDIDLRKSFVGNIVLSGGNTLLAGLPQRLQSEIKKMVPAQLGENVRVTCPEDRDFSVWRGGAVLASLPVSWISQEEYEEYGPPIIFRKCF, encoded by the exons ATGAGCAGCAACGCAACAG AATTCCAGAAGCCTTCCCCCTCCCTACCACTGCCTCCGGATCATGTGTTAAACTCGGGAGCAGTCACATTCCCTg GTGCATTTGACCTGCAAAGTTGTCCTCTGGTGGTGTTCCCAGTAGaggaacacaaacattttatctCATCTCTGACCCAGGAGGAAGTGGTTGAATTCATCAATTATTTTTTGCGGTTGCACAA CAAATACCGGGAGAAGGAGTCCATGGTCTCGGTGGTAGTTGATTTGCGGCAAGCCACCCTAACCACCACAAGATTCATTGCAGAAACCATCCTCCTCCTTGAG GTCCATAAGAGGACTATTCACACACTGTATGTAGTCCAGCCTAAAAAGAAAGATGTCCTGAAATTGTTACTTAAATTACTGGTGCCAAGCCACTCAAAGCGTCACATTTCTGCATCCTTTAAG CGTGTTTTCCTGAAAGAAATCTTCGAGCTGTCCAACTACATTGACCAGAGCCAGTTGACTGCTGCATTGGGAGGGTATCTAATTTACTGCCACCAGAGTTGGGTGATGTTCATCAAG GAGATTGATGCCTTTGTCCAGGACTTCCTGTCTGTTGTACACAGGCTCCCTTCATGTATTGCCACCCTACAGACATTATCCCAGCAGCCGGTACCAAGCAGCTTTGAGGAGCTAAAAGAGTTCTGTTCTGTAAACGAGGCTAGGTTTCAACAGCTAAGAAG GGAGCTGGGCCTGGATGACCTCCTGAGGCACTGTGAGCATGTAGTTGAGAAGCTGCGCTACCCTGAGAATGAGCCCTGCTACCAAGCCATGGCTGGCACAGccctcttcacacacacagcctatgACATGCTGCAGAACTACAGCCG GATAACGGTTGCTGTAGAGAAAGTGGAGTTGCTGTGGCAACAGGCGTTCTCCAGAGCTCACCTCCAGCTGAAGGTCCTCCAGCTCAGGAAGGAAGCACAGCAG ATTACTGAACATATCAACAATACAGGAAAGGAGAAGCTCCAGCTGTACACAATAGAGATTGCTAAAGATGCTAGGAGAGCAGAAAGTCTGAAACTGGAGTTTGAAAAGTCCATTTATACTCCAGCAATG GCCCTTGTTCGCCGTGCAGAAGATGTGATCCATACCTTTGAggagacaatccctcctgggGACACCCAGGTCAGGGAAGAGTGGGTGGATGATCTGGAGCATCTAAAGGAGAATTTCCGCACATCTGTTGAGCTCCCACACCAATCCCTCAGAGCAGTCTCTGACTTTTACTATTACTACAACAAT TCTCAAAGCTGGTACAACATGGTGCTCTATGAGAACTTCCTCCAAGATCTCCTCTGGAGTAGAACCCGTGATGGCCTCTCAAATCCGCATTACACCCAGGGTGTGAAGGCCAGTGGTGTCCCTGTGTGGAAGCAGAAGATCTATGAATTCCTGAAGAAGAATCCTTCACCTGAAATGGATGATTTGGTCCAGCTTGCCCACCTTGCCAATATCATCCCTGATGGCCTGCTACAAAAGACAGGGAAGCAACTGTCTCATCG GTGCATGATCCTGAGAAAGTTGCTGACCTTGCCTGGGGCTGTACCTCTCAATGACCTCCAACTGGCCCTGCAGTGGCAGTATGAGTTTCTGAAGGGCAATAAGCGGGATGTGGATCCACTGGGTCCCAGAGCACCCAGTAAGGACCAGAATTGTACAGAAGGCACAACCAGTCTTCCCAGAGACATGTGTGATGGACGTACCAGGCAAAGCCCTGAGACTCAGCTCAGCAACCTGAGCAAGTGGGACTCTGGCAAAGAGGTTGCACCAAGTCTGGTTCAAGGGCCTGTGCCACTGTCGGGAAAGCCGCCATCACTGAGCTCCTTCGACTCCGGGTTTGACGGTGCCGGAAGCAGCCATTTGGATGCTGGGGCTGGAAGGGACGGCTGGGAGGGACTTCCCAGGCCACAGGGCACCAGGGAGACATTCAGACCGATAGTCAGGCAGCCTCAGATCCATGAGGAGAACTTCTCCAGTGTGTCTGACTCTGAAGACTGCAGGGAGGAGTTTCAGTTTGGCGCTGCAGGGGCCGGGAGCAGCTCGAACGCAAGCATCCAGATTATCCCAAAGATAACCATGGGCTCACTCAATTTTGAAATTAAAGTGAAGCGTTCTGCGACATTGCCGAAGAACCCGTGGCTCAGCTTGCCTGTGGAGGACCTGGAGAGCTCTTACACAGTCACCATTTCACCAAATTCACAGGGCCCCCTACAAGAATCTGTTCGAAGGCAAGACTCATCGGAGAGATCACGGGACCAGCCTACACAAACCGAGGTGCAACCTACTACCCAGGAGTATTCAGGAGGGGAGGAAGAGTCGATGCATGTTGGGGGAATGGAGGTTGGGCCAAGGGAAAGGGTTGGCATTCTGCAGGCACAGGATAGCTTTGAGGAATTGGACCTAAGCCCCATATGCAATATCCTATCTAGCACCATAACCGATTCCCAGGACAAACAGGAAAGCACAGTGGATAGTGTCCCCACTCTCCTCTGGGACTCCTATGACTTGCATAACAACAAACCAGAAGCATACGAAAG GTTGACTGCCTCTTTGACTGGAGGGTCCCTAACCGATTGGGACCTAAAAGAGCAGGAGGGTCTTAAAGAAGTTGAGGAAATCCTTGACCGGGCAGCAGGAATACTACAGGCAAGG GAAGAGGAGAATGTACTTGCACAGGAAGAAATGTTAGATGTTCTGATGGAGGTGGAGAATGGCAGAAAGCACTGGGGGTCATGGGACAGTGAGGAGCAGCTGAATATG GTAACCATGTCCTCTAGTGATTTACTGGATGCAGGCATTGTTGGCTTTGAGGATGGCCCCCTTCCAACCAGTATTGATCAGGGCACTGAATATACCCcacctgagacagagctcagtgtctCTGATTGCATCACTGCAGACGACAGCCGTGTAGCTTTTGGGTCAGGGATGTTGACCAGAGAAAGTGGTAGATGCCATGTCCTTGAAGAGCTGAAAGGGCTCCATATTCTAGAAGAGAAAATAATGGAAGAGAACTTGAAGATCTGTGAGTTTAGACaatctgaggaagaggagcgacTTATTGAACGTCAGTCTGAGCAAACCCCATCAAGATGCTCAAGTAACGACAGGAAAATGTTTCTGAGGGAGCTTGagcaggagaagagagaggtggagaagaTGGAGAACAGTCTAGATACAGAGAGGGAAAAGGAAAGTAAACTCAAGAACAGGCTAAGCAGAGGTCGTAAAGTGGTGAAATGTTCAATCATGGATCGAACTTCAAAATTGAAGAACCTTGAGGATAATGCACTGTGTGATGAGCTTGTTTCAGGTTCTAAGAGCCATGCCCCTAACAAAATGCACTTGATCCCTAATCAAAACTATGTTTCAGTTCAGTCCCCTACTAATGAGATCTTAAGTTTGAGTAATCAGGATTATGAGGGTAAGCTTGAAGAGTCTCAGAATGGGATTTTCACATTGAGCCATGCAGAGTTTTCTCTCAGTACTTGTGAGAATGATGGCCCCTCTGAATGTCATGGTTCCTGTGATGAAATGGATACATGCAGTTCCTCCGGTAACTGTGAACCTGCTGTGCCCAATGATACAAGTTATAAATTGGAAGTTGACCGAAGACAATCCCCTCTGAATGATTTAACTCAGTCCATGAATTccccaaaaataatgaaagattgTCACCCAGGTGAGGCTGGACTACTGGTGGAGTGTGCAACTGTAGAGAATTCCAAAGGTGAAACACAAGCTGATGGGGTGCCGCCTGTTCCAGATGTTTCCTTGAAACCCACGCCATGTCCCAAACAGGGAGCATTTGACCCTGGTGGTGACACTCCAAAGGTTCCAGTACCAAAACCTAGGAAGGCATTGAAACTCTCAAAGGCTGAAGGTGAAGTGGCAAGCCCAGAGGACCTTGgatgtgatttgtttcttgCATCAGAACCCCAAGCGGACGATCCTGTCGCAACAGCACTCCTAAATTCAGAAGCACTTAGGACACCTCCAAAACCTAAAGAGCGAAAAAACAAACTGTCAACTAAACCTCAAGCTCCagatttgaccccaaacatgaaGGAGgacagtaataataacaataacactaCTTCAGGTACAGGCCAAAATGTATGTATAGCCCCAGAAAGCACTGGCCTAGAATCTGTTGAAGGGTCTTCCGTGTCCTCAGCCACAAAACCGGTTTCTCTAAATTACCTGCAAGTGCAGCTGGATGCATGCAATACCGTGGTCTCTGAAAATGCTTTCAGTATAAACCCAGCTCTCGAGGAGAGGGAATCCTCTCCACGAGTCTCCCCTGAAGGCTCCATGCTGGAATTTGATGGACTATCAAACAGAACTGATGTACAGAGTGCAGTGGATATACCTGAGGTCCCATCTCTGAGAAGTGTAGCTGTGGCAAGGTCTGTCTGCAGGTCGCCTCTCAATGAGAGCCAGCTCAGCATCAACATGAATGCG ATTATGGACTTCAAAACCCCAATCATTCTGGATACTGGATCAGGTCTGGTGAAGGCTGGTTTTGCTGATCAGGACCTCCCAACTACCATATTCCCTACAGTCATTGGAATACCCAAATATGAA GAGGTCATGAATGGGAACTTTGAACGGGAGTCTTACATTGGACATGAGGCACAGCATATGAGGGGAGTCCTTGCCCTGAAGTATCCAATGAGGAATGGCATAATTCGCAACTGGGATGAAATGGAAAAG ATCTGGCACCATACTTTCCAGCAGATGCGTGTGGACCCTCAGGATCACCCCGTATTGCTGACAGAGGCAGCAATGAACCCCCGGGAGAACAGACAGCGCATGATGGAGCTCATGTTCGAAACTTTTGGTGTGCCTTATGCCTATGTGGCTATGCAGGCTGTTTTGGCCCTGTATGCTGCAGGGAGAACAACAG GTGTTGTGTTTGAATCTGGGGATGGAGTAAGCCATAGTGTGCCAGTGTATGAGGGCTACTGTCTACCTCATGCAGTGCAACGCTTTACCCTGGCTGGCAATGATGTCACACTCCACCTCAGAAAG CTGCTGCAGGAGCAAGGTGTGTCTATGCGTACGTCAGCAGAGCTGGAGATAGTACGGGAAATGAAGGAGAGGTGCTGCTGTTTGGCCCAGGACTATGACGCTGAGCTGGTCTGTGGGGGGCCTGCCAGCAGGGAGATGTTTTACACCATGCCTGATGGACAGGTCATTCGCCTCACCACTGAGAGGTTCAG GGCACCAGAGATCCTGTTTAAGCCAGAACAGATTGGACAAGACAGCTATGGGATTCATGAGAGCATTTTCAGATCCATTCTTCATACTGACATTGACCTTCGAAAGAGTTTTGTCGGGAATATAGTTTTATCAG GTGGCAATACTCTCCTCGCTGGTTTGCCCCAGCGTCTCCAGAGCGAAATCAAGAAAATGGTGCCTGCACAACTTGGGGAGAATGTACGGGTGACTTGTCCTGAGGACCGTGATTTCTCTGTGTGGCGTGGAGGAGCTGTGCTGGCCAGCCTCCCTGTGTCATGGATCAGTCAAGAGGAGTATGAGGAGTATGGCCCTCCGATTATCTTCAGGAAGTGCTTCTAA